From Zingiber officinale cultivar Zhangliang chromosome 5B, Zo_v1.1, whole genome shotgun sequence, the proteins below share one genomic window:
- the LOC121984625 gene encoding monothiol glutaredoxin-S12, chloroplastic-like has product MASSSSFHFVSAPQSLASHPSPSSRFPKPISFAFSSSRSPLSASISLIYCPSYVRSAFAPPDGGRGGPLRFPFVCAALGKLSEAELVVVPKEPGELDGKFPSGAGVYGIYDTDGELQFVGISRNVASSIASHSKFVPDLCHSVKIGLIDESEPDRKVLTSAWKSWLEEHIAASGKVPPGNQSGNNTWVRRPQKKPDLRLTPGRNVQLTVPLEQLLDLLVKEKKVVAFIKGSRSAPLCGFSQKVIGILESHGIDFESVDVLDEEYNNGLRETLKSYSNWPTFPQVFVNGELVGGCDIISSMAEKGELAALLQK; this is encoded by the exons ATGGCGTCTTCTTCCTCTTTCCACTTTGTCTCCGCGCCTCAATCCCTAGCATCCCATCCTTCTCCCTCTTCCCGATTTCCCAAACCCATATCTTTCGCGTTCTCTTCTTCTCGCTCTCCCCTTTCCGCTTCAATTTCTTTGATTTATTGTCCGTCGTACGTGAGATCTGCTTTCGCCCCTCCGGATGGCGGGAGAGGAGGTCCCCTTCGCTTTCCTTTCGTTTGCGCCGCGCTCGGGAAGCTCTCGGAGGCGGAGCTCGTCGTAGTTCCCAAAGAACCTGGAGAATTGGACGGCAAATTCCCATCTGGCGCTGGCGTGTACGGGATCTACGATACGGATGGGGAGCTACAGTTTGTAGGTATTTCCCGCAACGTCGCGAGCAGCATCGCCAGCCACTCCAAGTTTGTCCCTGATCTCTGCCATTCGGTCAAG ATAGGTCTAATAGACGAGTCTGAGCCCGACCGAAAAGTTTTAACCAGTGCATGGAAATCATGGTTAGAGGAGCATATTGCAGCCTCTGGGAAAGTCCCACCTGGGAACCAATCTGGAAACAACACATGGGTAAGGCGACCACAAAAGAAGCCTGATCTGCGCCTAACACCCGGTCGCAATGTTCAACTGACCGTCCCTCTAGAGCAGCTCCTCGACCTGCTTGTGAAGGAGAAAAAGGTGGTCGCATTCATCAAAGGGTCTCGAAGTGCTCCTCTTTGTGGTTTCTCACAGAAGGTGATCGGCATACTGGAGTCTCATGGCATTGATTTCGAATCAGTTGATGTGCTAGACGAGGAGTACAACAATGGGCTGCGGGAAACTCTCAAGAGCTACAGCAACTGGCCAACGTTCCCGCAGGTCTTTGTCAACGGGGAGCTGGTCGGAGGATGCGACATCATCTCTTCCATGGCTGAGAAGGGGGAGCTGGCTGCACTTCTGCAAAAATAG